The following proteins come from a genomic window of Alphaproteobacteria bacterium:
- a CDS encoding homogentisate 1,2-dioxygenase has protein sequence MKNYIYFPKTEGNTSRQAHADVPEGTYERELGKEGFYGPATHMYHKNPPTGWIDWEGPLRPRAFDLTKINSSMSSPWNASDILYNNSVRMRYWTIDKNMDHLARNADGDELLFIHQGEGHLYCDYGHLSIAKGDYIVLPRGTMWRIECQELMSILLIEATNGSYLLPDKGMMGPHAIFDPALLDTPRIDEFFLAQQQNIGQWKIKIKRRQEISTVTYPYNPLDAVGWKGDLIPVRVNVSNIRPLMSHRYHVPPSAHTTFVANRFVVCTFAPRPFETDPGALKVPFFHNNDDYDEVLFYHAGDFFSRDNIHPGMVTFHPCGFTHGPHPKALQNMFTPKKQTTDEYAVMIDARDALEVGNTASQIEWNGYVQSWSNSVKK, from the coding sequence ATGAAAAACTATATATATTTTCCTAAGACAGAAGGAAATACTTCAAGGCAAGCACACGCTGATGTACCAGAAGGTACGTATGAACGAGAATTAGGTAAAGAAGGTTTTTATGGCCCGGCTACACATATGTATCACAAAAATCCACCGACAGGGTGGATTGATTGGGAAGGACCTTTAAGGCCACGTGCTTTTGATTTAACAAAAATTAATTCTTCTATGTCTTCCCCATGGAATGCGTCCGATATTCTTTATAATAATTCAGTGCGCATGCGGTATTGGACTATTGATAAAAATATGGATCATTTGGCACGTAATGCTGATGGTGATGAATTGTTATTTATTCATCAAGGTGAAGGCCATCTTTATTGTGATTATGGGCACTTATCTATTGCGAAGGGTGATTATATTGTACTGCCACGTGGAACTATGTGGCGGATAGAATGCCAAGAATTAATGTCTATTTTATTAATTGAAGCTACGAATGGGAGTTATCTTTTGCCAGACAAAGGTATGATGGGACCGCATGCAATTTTTGATCCTGCTTTATTAGATACCCCAAGGATTGATGAGTTTTTTTTGGCACAACAGCAAAATATAGGCCAATGGAAAATAAAAATAAAAAGAAGACAAGAAATTTCAACGGTTACTTATCCTTATAATCCTTTGGATGCTGTGGGTTGGAAAGGAGATCTTATTCCTGTCAGGGTTAATGTTTCAAATATTCGCCCATTGATGAGCCATAGATACCACGTGCCACCTTCGGCCCACACAACTTTTGTAGCTAATCGTTTTGTAGTTTGCACATTTGCACCACGACCTTTTGAAACGGATCCTGGTGCTTTAAAAGTACCATTTTTTCATAATAATGATGATTATGATGAAGTTCTTTTTTATCATGCGGGAGATTTTTTTAGCCGTGATAATATTCATCCTGGTATGGTTACATTCCATCCATGTGGATTTACCCATGGACCTCATCCTAAAGCATTACAAAATATGTTTACGCCAAAGAAGCAAACAACAGACGAATATGCGGTTATGATTGATGCACGAGATGCCTTAGAGGTAGGAAATACTGCGTCCCAAATAGAATGGAATGGTTACGTACAAAGTTGGAGCAACAGTGTAAAAAAATGA
- a CDS encoding aspartate-semialdehyde dehydrogenase → MKPKIAVIGAVSYYGNQLLSALSEFFPKENIHVLNTNKKLDKTTISYGEKEVLNINILDQFDFKNINIVINLDLLLNHSQILHKLNPECILIDTTEKFRFNPQIPLIVSYVNFSSLKFSKLPKIISVASPLSALISLALKPLHDNFTVKRFTVSTYQSVSSSGKEGMDELFNQTRSLYINQPMVYEHFSKQIAFNVIPYIGTFLEGGETSEEWNLICEIKKIIDPKIKGTVTCVMVPVFVGYAASLTIEFKKEIEINTVRKILKQSPLVSLMDYRTDEGYVTPAEINGEDRIFISRIRSDITVENGLSLWLAGDNLKCGFAFNIVHLIHYLVKYFNQLEKK, encoded by the coding sequence ATGAAACCTAAAATAGCAGTTATTGGTGCTGTAAGTTATTATGGCAACCAGCTTTTGTCTGCTTTATCTGAATTTTTTCCTAAAGAAAATATTCATGTTCTTAATACCAATAAAAAATTGGATAAGACGACAATTTCTTACGGTGAAAAAGAAGTCCTAAATATTAACATTCTTGATCAATTTGATTTTAAAAATATTAATATTGTTATTAATCTTGATTTACTTTTAAATCATAGCCAGATTTTACATAAATTAAATCCAGAATGTATCTTGATAGATACAACAGAAAAATTTCGGTTTAATCCTCAAATTCCTCTTATTGTTTCTTATGTAAATTTTAGTTCCTTAAAATTTTCTAAATTACCTAAAATAATTTCTGTTGCATCACCTTTATCAGCTTTAATTTCATTAGCTTTAAAACCTTTGCACGATAATTTTACTGTAAAACGATTTACGGTATCAACATATCAATCTGTTTCTTCCAGTGGCAAAGAAGGGATGGATGAATTATTTAATCAAACACGGTCCCTTTATATTAATCAACCTATGGTTTATGAACATTTTTCTAAACAGATAGCTTTTAATGTTATCCCCTATATAGGAACTTTTTTAGAAGGAGGGGAGACAAGTGAAGAGTGGAATTTAATATGTGAAATAAAAAAAATTATTGATCCCAAAATTAAAGGGACAGTTACGTGTGTAATGGTTCCTGTTTTTGTTGGATATGCAGCAAGTTTAACTATAGAATTTAAAAAGGAAATAGAAATTAATACGGTTCGTAAAATTTTAAAACAATCACCTCTTGTATCTCTTATGGATTATCGCACAGATGAAGGATATGTAACGCCAGCAGAAATTAACGGTGAAGATAGAATATTCATCAGTCGTATTCGTTCAGATATTACCGTAGAAAATGGATTATCATTATGGTTGGCTGGTGATAATTTAAAATGTGGATTTGCTTTTAATATTGTTCATTTAATTCACTATCTTGTAAAATATTTTAACCAATTAGAAAAAAAATGA
- a CDS encoding asparaginase, with the protein MSSSSFLNVEITRGNSTESCHHVHAVISDSEGKIIKSWGDYKKSVYPRSAIKPIQAIPLIETGALDHFNLTNKEIALACASHSGEEEHVNIVTAWLTKIGCRLEDLECGIHKPSSSAAYKNLILNHKAPTALHNNCSGKHTGFLTTARYLNEDIKNYIHIDHPVQQRVLETLKKICGINSNQFAYGIDGCGIPVITIPLHNMAQAMAKFANPRNLEPAIAKAIQRITQAVSEYPVLTGGTEEFCTEVMKTTGKKAIIKVGAEGVYCGYLPEKGLGVALKVEDGAKRAAEAAMGYILNFLGVFSEEDKITLKNFLNPHIKSCAGKVVGNTIIT; encoded by the coding sequence TTGTCATCATCATCATTTTTAAACGTTGAAATAACCAGAGGAAATAGTACAGAAAGTTGTCACCACGTTCATGCTGTCATTAGTGACTCTGAAGGTAAAATAATTAAAAGCTGGGGTGATTACAAAAAATCTGTTTACCCAAGGTCAGCTATTAAACCTATACAAGCTATTCCTTTAATTGAAACTGGGGCTTTAGATCATTTTAATTTAACTAATAAAGAAATTGCTCTTGCTTGCGCATCTCATTCAGGTGAAGAAGAACATGTAAATATAGTAACTGCATGGCTTACAAAAATAGGCTGTCGCCTTGAAGATCTAGAATGTGGCATTCATAAACCTTCTTCATCTGCAGCCTATAAAAATTTAATTCTTAATCATAAAGCACCAACAGCTTTACATAATAATTGTTCAGGTAAACATACCGGTTTTTTAACAACAGCACGTTATCTTAATGAGGATATAAAAAATTATATTCATATCGATCACCCTGTACAACAAAGAGTTCTGGAAACATTAAAAAAAATATGTGGCATTAATAGTAATCAATTTGCTTATGGAATTGATGGATGTGGCATACCAGTTATTACTATTCCTCTTCATAATATGGCTCAAGCTATGGCTAAATTTGCAAATCCTAGAAATTTGGAACCCGCAATTGCTAAAGCAATCCAAAGAATTACCCAAGCTGTATCAGAATATCCAGTCTTAACAGGTGGAACTGAGGAATTTTGTACAGAGGTTATGAAAACCACAGGCAAAAAAGCAATTATCAAAGTAGGTGCTGAAGGTGTTTATTGTGGCTATTTACCAGAAAAAGGATTGGGGGTAGCACTTAAAGTCGAAGATGGTGCCAAACGCGCTGCAGAAGCAGCAATGGGTTATATTTTAAATTTTCTAGGTGTTTTTTCTGAAGAAGACAAAATAACTCTTAAGAATTTTCTTAATCCTCATATTAAAAGCTGTGCTGGTAAAGTGGTTGGAAACACGATTATAACGTAA
- the trmD gene encoding tRNA (guanosine(37)-N1)-methyltransferase TrmD, with the protein MWHVQVLTLFPEMFPGSLQYSLAGKAKEIGIWSLKTLNIRDFTADKYKTVDDTSFGGGPGMVMRPDVVHESMCLAVQNNPSARKIYLTPKGYPLTQKVVENLASSSGIILLCGRYEGIDQRVIDAHQMEEISLGDFVLSGGEPAALALIDACVRLLPGVLKQKDTLQEESFAQGLLEYHHYTRPAIWQEVSVPDILLSGDHQRIKDWRFSQAEKLTQQRRPDLWAKYQLDKKTPK; encoded by the coding sequence ATGTGGCATGTTCAAGTTTTAACTCTTTTCCCAGAAATGTTTCCAGGGTCTTTGCAATATTCACTTGCAGGTAAGGCCAAAGAAATAGGGATTTGGTCGCTAAAAACCCTTAATATTAGAGATTTTACAGCGGATAAATATAAAACAGTTGATGATACATCCTTTGGTGGTGGCCCAGGTATGGTTATGCGTCCGGATGTTGTTCATGAATCTATGTGTTTAGCGGTCCAAAATAATCCATCAGCAAGAAAAATCTATCTAACTCCCAAAGGATATCCCTTAACCCAAAAAGTTGTAGAAAATTTAGCAAGTAGTTCTGGTATTATTCTTTTATGCGGAAGATATGAGGGTATAGATCAACGTGTTATTGATGCGCATCAAATGGAAGAAATTAGTTTGGGTGATTTTGTTCTTTCTGGGGGTGAACCTGCAGCTCTTGCTTTAATTGACGCATGTGTTAGATTATTGCCTGGTGTTTTAAAGCAAAAGGATACTTTACAAGAAGAGAGTTTTGCGCAAGGATTATTAGAATACCATCATTATACGCGACCTGCTATATGGCAAGAAGTATCAGTACCTGATATCTTGTTATCTGGTGATCATCAGCGTATTAAAGATTGGCGCTTTTCCCAAGCTGAAAAGTTAACACAACAAAGACGACCGGATTTGTGGGCAAAATATCAGCTGGATAAAAAGACACCAAAATAG
- a CDS encoding invasion associated locus B family protein, whose product MKYKIILGMWVITNIFLHAIQGYAQETDLGKFGNWQAVSFMENGKKGCFIHSDASKVEKTDPARNRVYLLVTHRPADNTFDTVSFVAGYSYKTGSEALIEIEKGEKFNFFTQEDKAWAKDSATDKKIVQAMKKASSLSITGTNDKNVKTKDSYSLNGFGKAYAAMSKACNVQP is encoded by the coding sequence ATGAAGTATAAAATTATTTTAGGAATGTGGGTTATAACGAATATTTTTTTACATGCAATACAAGGATATGCCCAAGAAACAGATTTAGGAAAATTTGGTAATTGGCAAGCTGTATCATTTATGGAAAATGGTAAAAAAGGTTGTTTTATTCATAGTGACGCCTCTAAAGTAGAAAAAACGGATCCCGCACGTAATAGGGTTTATCTTCTTGTTACTCATCGTCCTGCTGATAATACATTTGATACTGTAAGTTTTGTTGCTGGTTATTCTTATAAAACAGGAAGTGAAGCTTTAATAGAAATTGAAAAAGGAGAAAAATTTAATTTCTTTACCCAAGAGGATAAAGCATGGGCCAAAGATTCAGCGACAGATAAAAAAATTGTACAAGCTATGAAAAAAGCATCTAGCCTATCGATTACGGGAACTAATGATAAAAATGTGAAAACTAAAGATAGTTATTCTTTAAATGGTTTTGGTAAAGCTTATGCTGCTATGAGCAAAGCTTGTAATGTTCAACCTTAA
- a CDS encoding methyltransferase domain-containing protein, which produces MQTFIDPVQKHYETYPYPPRKPEDEKHRLIEGYPSHILEIDHYIFGGKIGQQKDIRILIAGGGTGDATIMLAQHLKDRNLTAEIIYLDQSQASLDIAKKRAEIRELTNIKFILNSLEKLPELNLGFFDYIDCCGVLHHLANPAEILMHLKKSLKQYGGIGLMVYGLIGRTGVYELQNALKRLVADQPMATQIDLAKRLLKQLPSTNWFIKNTIVKDHLQAGDSGLYDLLLHHRDQAYTTDQLAHLIDQTDLKIISFIEPWRYNPHYYISDGALLKQLDKLTYIERAALAEELAGNMKIHVCYITHKNNFPPIMNEINDNQAAPILRHRNGLELAKAVKGKDNIQITLDNLPIVFPIPRLSGPILNLIDGKNSLETIYNNLNKKQNLTWDVFKNEFHSLYRVFNAINQMFIYYPN; this is translated from the coding sequence ATGCAAACTTTTATAGATCCTGTCCAGAAACATTATGAAACTTATCCCTATCCCCCACGTAAACCGGAAGACGAAAAACATCGTCTTATTGAAGGGTACCCTAGCCATATTCTGGAAATAGACCATTACATTTTTGGGGGTAAAATTGGACAGCAAAAAGATATACGTATTTTAATCGCAGGTGGGGGTACAGGTGATGCAACCATTATGCTTGCACAACATCTTAAAGATAGAAATTTAACTGCAGAAATTATTTATCTTGATCAATCCCAAGCTTCTTTAGATATAGCAAAAAAAAGAGCAGAAATAAGAGAATTAACTAATATAAAGTTCATTTTAAATTCTCTTGAAAAATTACCTGAATTAAATCTCGGATTTTTTGATTATATCGATTGTTGTGGGGTACTACATCATCTTGCCAATCCCGCTGAAATATTAATGCATTTAAAAAAATCCCTTAAACAATATGGGGGAATAGGGTTAATGGTTTATGGATTAATTGGCAGAACCGGTGTCTATGAATTGCAAAATGCTTTAAAACGTTTGGTAGCAGATCAACCTATGGCAACACAAATTGATCTAGCAAAACGTCTCTTAAAACAGCTTCCTTCAACAAATTGGTTTATCAAAAATACCATTGTCAAGGATCATTTGCAAGCAGGCGATAGTGGGCTTTATGACCTTCTCCTACACCATCGGGATCAAGCTTATACAACAGACCAGTTAGCACATCTTATCGACCAAACAGATTTAAAAATTATTTCTTTTATTGAACCATGGCGTTACAATCCCCACTATTATATTTCTGATGGTGCACTTTTAAAGCAATTAGATAAATTGACTTATATTGAACGAGCAGCTCTTGCGGAAGAACTGGCCGGAAATATGAAAATACATGTCTGCTATATTACACATAAAAATAATTTTCCACCCATTATGAATGAAATTAATGATAATCAAGCTGCACCTATTTTACGACATCGTAATGGATTGGAATTAGCAAAAGCAGTTAAAGGCAAAGATAATATCCAAATTACTCTAGATAATTTACCTATAGTTTTTCCTATACCTCGTCTTAGTGGACCAATTTTAAATTTAATTGACGGAAAAAATTCTCTAGAAACAATTTATAATAACCTTAATAAAAAACAAAATTTAACATGGGACGTTTTTAAAAATGAATTCCATTCCCTTTATAGGGTTTTTAATGCTATTAACCAAATGTTTATTTATTATCCTAATTAA
- the rlmN gene encoding 23S rRNA (adenine(2503)-C(2))-methyltransferase RlmN: MQPIEAYNLSLPSKLDTVEEKKQLIGLSRQELIQELSLIGLPVFRAKQLWHWIYYRGITDFDHMTTFSKSLRTLLNTHFLISRPQISLSQASTDTTRKWLLQFSDHNEIETVHIPTESRGTLCVSSQVGCTLNCQFCHTGTQKLVRNLTSAEIVNQIMVARDELNEWPPATGDRAISNIVMMGMGEPLYNYENVAKALKIVMDPEGIAISKRKITLSTAGVVPMIRQCGQELGVNLAISLHAVRDDLRNQLVPLNKKYPIAELLKACQDYPSLSNARRITFEYIMLKGINDTPSDAKELVRLLKNIHAKINLIPFNPWPGSGFERSTDKSIQEFSDIVFKAGYAAPVRMPRGEDIMAACGQLKSMSERQKKFGNHRHV, translated from the coding sequence ATGCAACCAATAGAAGCTTATAATTTATCTTTACCGTCTAAATTAGATACAGTTGAAGAAAAAAAACAACTTATTGGATTAAGCCGGCAGGAGCTTATTCAAGAATTATCACTTATTGGTTTGCCAGTTTTTCGTGCAAAGCAATTATGGCATTGGATTTATTATCGGGGTATTACCGATTTTGATCACATGACCACGTTTTCCAAAAGTTTACGAACATTGCTCAATACACATTTTTTAATTAGTCGACCGCAAATATCTTTAAGTCAAGCTTCAACAGATACAACGCGTAAATGGCTTTTACAGTTTTCCGATCACAACGAAATAGAGACAGTCCATATACCTACTGAAAGTAGAGGTACTTTATGCGTTTCTTCTCAGGTTGGATGTACTTTAAATTGCCAATTTTGTCATACAGGAACACAAAAACTGGTTCGTAATTTAACATCTGCTGAAATCGTAAATCAAATAATGGTTGCGCGTGACGAATTAAATGAATGGCCTCCTGCAACAGGAGACCGGGCAATTTCTAATATTGTTATGATGGGTATGGGTGAACCCCTTTATAATTATGAAAATGTTGCTAAAGCATTAAAAATTGTGATGGATCCTGAAGGCATTGCTATTTCTAAAAGAAAAATTACGCTGTCAACAGCGGGTGTTGTGCCTATGATTAGGCAATGCGGACAAGAATTGGGGGTAAATCTTGCAATCTCTTTACATGCTGTACGTGATGATTTACGTAATCAATTGGTTCCTCTTAATAAAAAATATCCTATTGCTGAACTTTTGAAAGCTTGCCAAGATTATCCGTCTTTGAGTAATGCACGAAGAATTACATTTGAATATATTATGTTAAAGGGTATTAATGATACGCCTTCCGATGCAAAAGAGCTTGTCCGTCTTTTAAAAAATATACATGCAAAAATTAATTTAATTCCTTTTAATCCTTGGCCTGGCTCTGGCTTTGAACGATCTACTGATAAATCTATTCAAGAATTTAGTGATATTGTTTTTAAAGCTGGATATGCGGCACCGGTACGAATGCCTAGGGGTGAAGATATAATGGCAGCCTGTGGTCAGCTTAAATCTATGAGTGAACGCCAAAAGAAATTTGGCAATCATAGACATGTTTAA
- a CDS encoding DinB family protein, which produces MNKEYFIYLAHYNHWANNKLYQTCGELSLEEIAKERPAFFKSILGTLNHLFVANKIWLDRFSGQLPNFKRLDLVLFNDFLSLKNACYEQDDCILKFMEKYQDKDFSQKFNYKNMAGESKEIILGYAITHFFNHQTHHRGQIHNMLMDTPIQPPELDQIYFYFER; this is translated from the coding sequence ATGAATAAAGAATATTTTATTTATTTAGCACATTATAATCATTGGGCAAATAATAAGTTATATCAAACATGTGGCGAACTTTCGCTTGAAGAAATTGCCAAGGAAAGACCGGCTTTTTTTAAATCTATTCTGGGAACTTTAAATCATCTTTTCGTAGCAAATAAAATATGGTTAGATCGTTTTTCGGGTCAATTACCAAATTTTAAAAGATTAGACCTTGTTTTATTTAATGATTTTCTTTCATTAAAAAATGCTTGTTATGAACAAGATGATTGTATTTTAAAATTTATGGAAAAATACCAAGATAAAGATTTTTCCCAGAAATTTAATTATAAAAACATGGCAGGTGAATCCAAAGAAATAATTTTAGGCTATGCTATAACCCATTTTTTTAATCATCAAACACATCATCGTGGACAAATTCACAATATGTTGATGGATACACCTATACAGCCACCCGAATTAGATCAAATTTATTTTTATTTTGAAAGATAA
- the rplS gene encoding 50S ribosomal protein L19 — translation MVTINQLDQEQIAKLTAKGTPPNFAPGDTLKVSVKVVEGNRERVQVFEGVCIARRNAGLHSSFTVRKISYGEGVERVFPLYSPFVANIEVVRHGDVRRAKLYYLRGLTGKAARIAEKVDVYQEADTQIQEQTQPVEKKSKTRAKAKASA, via the coding sequence ATGGTAACTATTAATCAGTTGGATCAAGAGCAAATTGCTAAATTAACAGCAAAAGGCACGCCCCCAAATTTTGCACCTGGTGATACATTGAAGGTCAGTGTGAAAGTTGTTGAAGGTAATCGTGAGCGCGTCCAAGTTTTTGAAGGTGTTTGTATCGCACGACGTAATGCAGGATTGCATTCTTCTTTTACAGTTAGAAAAATTTCTTATGGTGAAGGAGTAGAACGGGTATTTCCACTTTATAGCCCATTTGTTGCCAATATTGAAGTTGTACGTCATGGTGATGTAAGACGTGCTAAACTTTATTATTTAAGAGGATTAACAGGTAAAGCTGCACGTATTGCAGAAAAAGTTGATGTTTATCAAGAGGCAGATACGCAAATTCAAGAGCAAACCCAGCCTGTTGAAAAGAAAAGTAAAACAAGAGCTAAGGCTAAAGCTTCTGCATAA
- a CDS encoding RNA methyltransferase — translation MRGYFAIGAENISKSMNLGALLRTANAFGASFTFTIGSSLDWRSIQQSDTSHAVEHCPVYKWKSIDDMDLPIGCQLVGVELVDRAINLPSFRHPQRAAYILGPEKGNLSGEILAKCHHIVRIPTDFCINLSLAGALVMYDRMISLGRFAERPVRAGGQQIRK, via the coding sequence ATGCGTGGTTATTTTGCTATCGGGGCAGAAAATATAAGTAAATCTATGAATTTAGGGGCACTTTTGCGTACAGCTAATGCCTTTGGTGCTAGTTTTACATTTACTATTGGATCTTCACTAGATTGGCGTTCTATTCAGCAATCAGATACATCTCATGCGGTGGAACATTGTCCTGTCTATAAATGGAAAAGTATTGATGACATGGATTTACCTATAGGTTGTCAGTTGGTTGGGGTTGAATTGGTTGACCGGGCAATTAATTTGCCAAGTTTTCGTCATCCCCAGCGTGCGGCCTATATTTTGGGACCTGAAAAAGGTAATTTATCAGGAGAAATTTTAGCTAAGTGTCATCATATTGTGCGGATACCAACAGATTTTTGTATCAATTTAAGTTTAGCAGGTGCTCTTGTTATGTATGATAGAATGATTAGTTTAGGGCGTTTTGCAGAAAGACCAGTTCGTGCAGGAGGACAACAGATAAGAAAATAA
- a CDS encoding methyltransferase, giving the protein MFKELGVFFKSWLRSPLQIGAIFPSSRDLAKAIVEQIPDEDDGLIIELGAGTGAITQALLDSGIDPQRLIIIERDDNFFLYLKKKFPELLIINGSAEHLEELLDFKNHRVQAIVSSLPFMSMKQFQQWAIIKPCFRVLGYNAPFIQFTYSFSSPLPYKDFNLSAELKKRVFTNFPPASIWVYKNLYRNI; this is encoded by the coding sequence ATGTTTAAAGAACTTGGTGTTTTTTTTAAAAGTTGGTTACGTTCCCCGTTACAAATTGGTGCTATTTTTCCTAGTAGCCGTGATTTGGCAAAAGCTATTGTCGAACAGATTCCAGATGAAGATGATGGATTAATTATAGAGCTGGGTGCAGGTACTGGGGCTATTACACAAGCATTATTAGATAGTGGAATTGATCCCCAACGTTTAATTATTATAGAGCGTGATGATAATTTTTTTCTCTACCTCAAGAAAAAATTTCCTGAACTTCTTATTATTAATGGAAGTGCTGAACATCTAGAAGAGCTTTTAGATTTTAAGAATCACAGAGTTCAAGCTATTGTTTCAAGTCTTCCCTTTATGTCCATGAAACAATTTCAACAATGGGCAATTATAAAACCTTGTTTCAGGGTTTTGGGATATAACGCACCCTTTATTCAGTTTACATATAGTTTTTCATCCCCCTTACCTTATAAAGATTTTAATCTCTCAGCTGAGCTAAAAAAAAGAGTTTTCACAAATTTCCCTCCAGCTAGTATATGGGTATATAAAAATTTATATAGAAATATTTAA